A window of Sphingorhabdus lacus contains these coding sequences:
- a CDS encoding RsmB/NOP family class I SAM-dependent RNA methyltransferase — MNEEISGLPTRRAALRLLDAVMRMGTPMDQATANATKGLSPPDRALAIAIAQESLRWSVDLDILIDSKTKQALPDDSKARMVLRLALAQILRLGTPPHAVIATALPLVDKGPRRLVHGVLGSLLRANAALPELPSLPESVMMRWHPAWGDDMVAGAQAALSEPPPLDLALRDPASTAHWAEILGGESLMPGHVRLPRGTAVEELQGYDEGAWWVQDLAASLPGRLLGNGSDKRALDLCAAPGGKTMQLSAAGFTVTALDNSARRMDRLMANLERTQLNADRVTADVMEWEPSGTYDAILLDAPCSATGTMRRHPDVLQRIDIKQINNLAALQCAMLDRAAAWVKPGGMLVYATCSLEPQEGEAQAELFLSKHPDFSSLPATEGELPQGVTANAQGDVRTMPHMLADKGGMDGFFIARFIRKGA, encoded by the coding sequence ATGAACGAAGAAATTTCCGGCCTTCCCACCCGCCGCGCTGCCTTGCGCCTGCTTGATGCGGTTATGCGCATGGGCACGCCCATGGACCAGGCAACGGCGAATGCGACCAAGGGCCTCTCGCCGCCAGACCGCGCCTTGGCAATCGCCATTGCACAGGAAAGCCTGCGATGGTCGGTCGATCTTGATATCCTGATCGACAGCAAGACGAAGCAGGCGCTGCCCGACGATAGCAAGGCGCGCATGGTTTTGCGGCTGGCACTGGCGCAGATTTTGCGGCTCGGCACGCCGCCCCATGCCGTGATCGCAACGGCCCTGCCACTGGTCGACAAAGGCCCCCGCCGTTTGGTGCATGGCGTGCTGGGATCCTTGTTGCGGGCCAATGCGGCCCTACCCGAACTGCCGTCCTTGCCCGAATCCGTTATGATGCGGTGGCATCCGGCATGGGGCGACGACATGGTTGCAGGCGCGCAAGCCGCCCTGTCGGAACCACCACCACTGGATCTTGCGTTGCGCGATCCCGCATCGACCGCGCATTGGGCCGAGATATTGGGCGGGGAAAGCCTGATGCCGGGCCATGTCCGTCTGCCGCGCGGCACGGCGGTGGAAGAATTGCAGGGCTATGATGAAGGCGCGTGGTGGGTACAGGATCTGGCCGCAAGCCTGCCCGGACGGCTTCTGGGCAATGGTTCGGACAAGCGGGCGCTTGATCTGTGTGCCGCACCGGGTGGCAAGACGATGCAGCTTTCGGCTGCCGGCTTTACCGTCACCGCGCTGGACAACAGCGCGCGTCGTATGGACCGGTTGATGGCCAATCTGGAACGAACACAGCTCAACGCCGATCGGGTCACGGCCGACGTGATGGAATGGGAGCCTTCGGGCACATATGATGCCATTTTGCTCGACGCGCCGTGCAGCGCGACCGGCACCATGCGCCGCCATCCCGATGTATTGCAGCGTATCGATATCAAGCAGATCAACAATCTGGCCGCGCTGCAATGCGCTATGCTCGATCGCGCGGCGGCCTGGGTCAAACCCGGCGGCATGCTGGTCTATGCCACCTGTTCGCTGGAGCCGCAGGAAGGCGAGGCGCAGGCGGAGTTGTTTCTGTCCAAACATCCCGATTTTTCGTCCCTCCCCGCGACCGAAGGCGAACTACCCCAAGGGGTCACGGCCAATGCGCAGGGTGATGTCCGGACCATGCCGCACATGCTTGCAGACAAGGGCGGTATGGACGGATTTTTCATTGCGCGGTTCATTCGAAAGGGTGCCTGA
- a CDS encoding GNAT family N-acetyltransferase has protein sequence MIAPTLTTERLRIEPMALSHWEAYAAAWADPRMTEFIGGDPRNRNTSWGKFLGGIGLWSLLGYGYWSFVERATGAFVGNGGLASFERGLPELVDYPEAGWAFVPDAWGKGYATEALTAILHWADHEARLGEIRCIIDRGNTASHNVAGKLGFVKFAESHDVIGDLFIYRREPSLGLR, from the coding sequence ATGATTGCACCAACGCTGACAACCGAACGGCTCCGCATCGAACCCATGGCGCTGTCGCATTGGGAGGCATATGCCGCCGCATGGGCCGATCCACGCATGACCGAATTTATCGGCGGCGATCCGCGAAACCGAAACACCAGTTGGGGTAAATTTTTGGGCGGGATCGGGCTATGGTCCCTTCTGGGCTATGGCTATTGGTCATTTGTAGAGCGCGCGACAGGAGCTTTTGTGGGGAATGGCGGTCTTGCGAGCTTTGAGCGTGGCCTGCCCGAGCTGGTGGACTATCCCGAAGCTGGCTGGGCATTTGTTCCCGACGCATGGGGTAAGGGATATGCGACCGAAGCCCTGACCGCTATTTTGCACTGGGCAGATCACGAAGCGCGCCTCGGCGAAATCCGCTGCATCATAGATCGCGGCAACACTGCATCGCACAATGTCGCGGGCAAGTTGGGTTTCGTCAAATTTGCCGAATCGCACGACGTCATCGGTGACCTGTTCATTTACCGCCGCGAACCGAGTCTCGGTCTGCGATAA
- the rpe gene encoding ribulose-phosphate 3-epimerase: MTRAIRIAPSILSADFARLGDEVRAIDAAGCDWIHVDVMDGHFVPNITIGPAVVKALRPHSSKPFDVHLMISPVDQYVKDFADAGADIISFHPEAGPHPHRTVQLIKSLGKQAGVVLNPATPAKMLDYLIDDVDLVLVMSVNPGFGGQSFISSQLRKIEAIRKMIDKTGRDIRLEVDGGITVETAPLAIAAGADTLVAGTATFKGGPDQYAANIHALRGG; this comes from the coding sequence ATGACCCGCGCCATCCGCATTGCGCCTTCCATCCTCTCCGCCGATTTCGCTCGGCTGGGCGATGAAGTGCGCGCGATCGACGCAGCGGGCTGTGACTGGATCCATGTTGACGTGATGGATGGTCATTTCGTGCCGAACATCACCATAGGTCCGGCCGTGGTCAAGGCGCTTCGCCCCCACAGCAGCAAGCCTTTTGACGTGCATCTGATGATTTCGCCGGTCGACCAATATGTGAAAGATTTTGCCGACGCGGGCGCGGATATCATTTCCTTCCACCCCGAAGCCGGCCCGCATCCGCACCGGACGGTGCAGCTGATCAAGTCCCTCGGCAAGCAGGCCGGCGTCGTGTTGAACCCGGCAACACCGGCCAAGATGCTCGACTATTTGATCGACGATGTGGATCTGGTCCTTGTGATGAGCGTGAACCCCGGCTTTGGCGGACAAAGCTTCATCTCCAGCCAGCTGCGCAAGATTGAAGCGATCCGCAAAATGATCGACAAGACAGGCCGTGATATCCGGCTGGAAGTCGATGGCGGTATCACCGTCGAAACCGCGCCGCTGGCCATTGCCGCCGGGGCCGACACGCTCGTCGCGGGGACGGCCACTTTCAAGGGCGGCCCTGACCAATATGCCGCCAACATCCACGCATTGAGGGGTGGATGA
- a CDS encoding heparinase II/III family protein, translating to MTENDAGGEGVRQAALIVRPTGVGQNLFERLSLQFYKLTWRTPLHSGRLKGKVPLRLITVPEDILKGDAARGQALRMGKFYHQGFEQAFSGLDYQKLALPPTMTDYIHRFGWLRDLAAATNRGDGAPIAAAIADDWLIANGMKTREPAWRVDNCAWRLLNMAAGSPLLLSSNDPVYRSRVINHFARVARHLDQSAPRAQSHFTKSLGWAGVVAASLLLPEGKARRAVGEDGLAASLQATIFPDGGVISRSPVQLIELIGLLSLLKQCYNARKEMVPAFLSDAIGRAVPALLGLTHADGGLGAWQGSAHMAAESIEALVAASEVRARPHRQALDWGYQRVSAGKSVLLLDAGPPPLARQSASGCASTLAFELSHGRQRIIVNCGGAALVGSSIPVALARGLRTTAAHSTLCINDTNSTAILQGGQLGKGVAEVGLERRDVDKATRIEASHDGYVRGYGYIHSRLLILRSDGLELRGEDTLLPKGKSKEGTPVHVRFHLGPDIEIMPTENKQTALLRMADGSNWAFAAAGGTLAVDESLWVDEEGRPHPTHQLVIGADSGKGGLTFSWQLRHLG from the coding sequence ATGACGGAAAATGACGCAGGCGGTGAAGGAGTAAGGCAGGCGGCATTGATCGTCAGGCCCACGGGTGTGGGTCAGAATCTTTTCGAACGTCTGTCGTTGCAATTTTACAAACTCACTTGGCGCACGCCCCTGCACAGCGGACGGCTGAAGGGCAAAGTGCCCCTCCGCCTGATTACGGTTCCCGAAGATATATTGAAGGGCGATGCCGCGCGCGGGCAGGCGCTGCGGATGGGCAAATTCTACCATCAGGGGTTTGAGCAGGCGTTTAGCGGGCTCGACTACCAGAAGCTGGCGCTGCCGCCCACCATGACGGACTATATCCACCGTTTCGGCTGGCTGCGCGATCTGGCGGCGGCGACGAACCGCGGCGACGGGGCGCCAATTGCGGCGGCGATTGCGGACGACTGGCTGATCGCCAATGGCATGAAGACGCGCGAGCCTGCTTGGCGCGTGGACAATTGCGCGTGGCGGTTGCTGAACATGGCGGCAGGCTCGCCCCTGTTGCTCAGCAGCAATGATCCGGTTTACCGGTCGCGTGTCATAAACCATTTTGCCCGTGTCGCGCGGCATCTCGACCAGTCGGCCCCGCGTGCGCAAAGCCATTTCACCAAAAGTCTGGGTTGGGCCGGCGTCGTCGCGGCGTCATTGTTGCTGCCCGAAGGCAAGGCGCGGCGGGCTGTTGGGGAAGACGGGCTGGCGGCATCCTTGCAGGCAACGATATTCCCCGATGGCGGGGTGATTTCCCGCTCGCCGGTGCAGTTGATCGAGCTGATCGGTCTGCTGAGCCTGTTGAAACAATGCTATAATGCCCGCAAGGAAATGGTGCCGGCCTTCCTGTCCGATGCGATCGGACGCGCGGTTCCGGCTTTGCTCGGCCTGACGCACGCCGATGGCGGTCTGGGGGCGTGGCAAGGCTCGGCCCATATGGCTGCCGAAAGCATCGAGGCGCTCGTTGCGGCGAGCGAAGTGCGCGCCCGTCCGCACCGTCAGGCGCTGGATTGGGGCTATCAACGGGTATCGGCGGGCAAGTCGGTCCTGCTGCTGGATGCAGGCCCGCCACCTCTGGCGCGGCAATCGGCATCGGGCTGCGCATCGACGCTTGCGTTCGAACTGTCGCACGGGCGCCAGCGGATTATCGTGAATTGTGGCGGGGCGGCCTTGGTCGGTTCGTCAATCCCTGTCGCTCTCGCGCGGGGTTTGCGGACGACAGCGGCGCATTCGACGCTCTGCATCAACGACACAAATTCGACCGCGATCCTTCAGGGCGGGCAATTGGGCAAGGGCGTGGCCGAAGTCGGCCTTGAACGGCGGGACGTCGACAAGGCAACGCGCATCGAGGCGAGCCACGACGGCTATGTGCGCGGCTATGGCTATATCCACTCGCGGCTTTTGATTTTGCGGTCGGACGGCCTCGAACTGCGCGGGGAGGATACGCTGCTGCCCAAGGGGAAGTCAAAGGAAGGCACGCCGGTGCACGTCCGTTTTCACCTTGGTCCCGATATCGAAATCATGCCGACCGAAAACAAACAGACTGCCTTGCTGCGCATGGCAGACGGCAGCAACTGGGCCTTTGCCGCCGCAGGCGGAACGCTGGCGGTCGACGAAAGCCTCTGGGTCGACGAAGAAGGTCGCCCGCATCCCACGCATCAACTTGTGATCGGTGCCGATTCCGGTAAAGGCGGCCTCACCTTCAGCTGGCAATTGCGCCATTTAGGATAA
- the purH gene encoding bifunctional phosphoribosylaminoimidazolecarboxamide formyltransferase/IMP cyclohydrolase — protein MEDVVIKRALLSVSDKTGLVELGHALAARHVELVSTGGTAKTLRDAGLAVKDISELTGFPEMMDGRVKTLHPKVHGGLLAVRDNPEHAASMKEHDIGAIDLVVVNLYPFAQTVMKGASRDEIIENIDIGGPSMVRSAAKNHAYVTIVTDPADYDNLVAELEESNGKTSYDFRRKCAAKAYSATAAYDSMISQWFAFADQQQLFPDMLAVNGNRIEELRYGENPHQRAALYVPVGPHGSGIAQAEQVQGKELSYNNYNDADAALELVSEFRDGPPTVVIVKHANPCGVASGDTLIDAYRAALECDSISAFGGIVAVNRPLDGATAEAITEIFTEVVAAPSADDAAKAVFAKKKNLRLLLTGDLPDPKRGGLAIKPITGGLLVQSRDNGHVADSEFKVVTKRTPTAQELADCRFAWTVAKHVKSNAIVYAKDGATAGIGAGQMNRRDSARIAAIKAREAAETYGWESPRTVGSAVASDAFFPFADGLLAAAEAGATAVIQPGGSMRDDEVIAAADEAGLAMVFTGMRHFRH, from the coding sequence ATGGAAGACGTCGTAATCAAACGGGCCCTTTTGTCGGTTTCGGATAAAACCGGCCTTGTCGAATTGGGTCATGCCCTGGCGGCGCGGCATGTCGAGCTGGTGTCGACAGGCGGCACGGCAAAGACCCTGCGCGACGCCGGTCTGGCGGTGAAAGATATCAGCGAATTGACCGGCTTTCCCGAAATGATGGACGGCCGCGTGAAGACCCTGCATCCCAAGGTGCATGGCGGCCTGCTGGCCGTGCGCGACAATCCGGAACATGCGGCGTCGATGAAAGAACATGACATCGGCGCGATCGATCTGGTCGTCGTCAACCTCTACCCCTTTGCACAAACCGTCATGAAGGGCGCAAGCCGCGACGAGATTATCGAAAATATCGATATTGGCGGCCCTTCGATGGTGCGCAGCGCGGCCAAGAACCACGCCTATGTCACCATCGTCACCGACCCTGCCGACTATGACAATCTGGTAGCCGAGCTTGAGGAAAGCAACGGCAAGACCAGCTACGATTTCCGCCGGAAATGCGCGGCCAAGGCCTATTCGGCGACCGCTGCCTATGACAGCATGATCAGCCAGTGGTTCGCCTTTGCCGACCAGCAGCAGCTGTTTCCCGATATGCTGGCGGTCAACGGAAACCGCATCGAAGAATTGCGCTATGGCGAAAACCCGCATCAGCGTGCCGCGCTTTATGTGCCGGTCGGCCCTCATGGTTCCGGAATTGCGCAGGCCGAGCAGGTGCAGGGCAAAGAGCTGTCCTATAATAATTACAACGACGCCGATGCCGCGCTTGAGCTTGTCAGCGAATTTCGTGATGGCCCGCCGACGGTGGTAATCGTCAAGCACGCCAACCCCTGCGGTGTCGCCAGCGGAGACACCCTGATTGACGCCTATCGCGCCGCACTGGAATGCGACAGCATTTCGGCCTTTGGTGGGATCGTCGCGGTCAACCGTCCGCTGGACGGCGCGACAGCCGAGGCCATAACCGAAATCTTCACCGAAGTGGTTGCCGCCCCGTCTGCCGACGATGCGGCCAAGGCGGTGTTCGCGAAGAAAAAGAATCTGCGCCTTCTGCTGACAGGCGATTTGCCCGATCCCAAACGCGGGGGTCTTGCGATCAAGCCGATCACCGGTGGGTTACTGGTCCAGTCGCGGGACAATGGCCATGTCGCGGATAGCGAATTCAAGGTGGTGACCAAGCGCACCCCGACGGCGCAGGAACTGGCCGATTGCCGCTTTGCCTGGACCGTTGCCAAGCATGTCAAATCCAACGCAATTGTCTATGCCAAGGATGGTGCGACTGCGGGCATTGGCGCAGGCCAGATGAACCGGCGCGACAGTGCGCGGATTGCGGCCATAAAGGCGCGCGAAGCTGCTGAAACCTACGGGTGGGAAAGCCCCAGAACCGTTGGCTCTGCGGTCGCATCGGACGCCTTTTTCCCCTTTGCAGACGGCTTGCTTGCGGCGGCTGAAGCGGGGGCGACCGCTGTGATCCAGCCGGGCGGTTCGATGCGCGACGATGAAGTGATTGCGGCCGCAGACGAAGCTGGCCTGGCGATGGTCTTTACGGGCATGCGCCACTTCCGCCACTAA
- a CDS encoding DEAD/DEAH box helicase translates to MSFFHDLGLAQPILKALEAAGYDTPTPIQQQSIPPLLQGRDLCGIAQTGTGKTAAFALPSLHHFATKPKARQQYSCRMLVLSPTRELAAQIAESFRTYGKFLGLKIDCVFGGMPIFSQKKRLAGGVDILVATPGRLIDLIEQRAITLKDVEIFVLDEADQMMDLGFIHALKRIDQLLPKQRQTLFFSATMPKAIAELGNRFLNNPVRVSVAPAATTAERVEQFVTFVEQREKQTLLTLKLQSEEIDRALVFTRTKHGADRVVRGLAGAGIQAAAIHGNKSQGQRTAALQAFRDGKIKILVATDIAARGIDVPGVSHVFNFELPNVPEQYVHRIGRTARAGREGVAMSFVAGDERGYMKDIERLTGVRAMTLGLPEGFRAAVAALPPPVADKKPQQSRGGRGGGQPGGGRTNYAGKKLGGNNGGIGRNGETRQRTHAPQGGWQPAIGPKDGSREGGADARPRNDNAASGDRRPTADRAFAARKESRRDPGAPARNYGPKKSGPGKFRGAVKRAG, encoded by the coding sequence ATGTCTTTTTTCCATGACTTGGGCCTTGCCCAACCTATCCTGAAAGCGCTCGAAGCGGCGGGATATGACACCCCCACGCCGATCCAGCAGCAATCGATCCCGCCTTTGCTGCAGGGCCGCGATTTGTGCGGTATCGCGCAGACCGGAACCGGCAAGACCGCAGCCTTTGCGTTGCCGTCGCTCCACCATTTTGCAACCAAGCCCAAGGCGCGCCAGCAATATAGCTGCCGCATGCTTGTGCTTTCGCCAACACGCGAACTGGCCGCGCAGATTGCGGAAAGCTTCCGCACCTATGGCAAATTCCTCGGCCTCAAGATCGATTGTGTTTTTGGCGGAATGCCGATTTTCAGTCAGAAAAAGCGTCTTGCAGGCGGTGTCGATATCCTCGTTGCGACGCCAGGCCGTTTGATCGATCTGATCGAACAGCGCGCGATCACCCTGAAGGATGTCGAAATCTTCGTTCTCGACGAAGCCGACCAGATGATGGACCTTGGCTTTATCCATGCCTTGAAGCGTATCGATCAATTGTTGCCGAAACAGCGCCAGACGCTGTTTTTCTCGGCCACGATGCCCAAGGCGATTGCCGAGCTTGGCAACCGCTTCTTGAATAACCCTGTCCGCGTATCGGTTGCCCCTGCGGCCACCACGGCGGAACGCGTTGAACAATTTGTGACCTTTGTCGAGCAACGCGAAAAACAGACGCTGCTGACGCTCAAGCTGCAAAGCGAAGAGATTGACCGTGCACTGGTCTTTACGCGCACCAAACATGGTGCCGACCGGGTCGTACGCGGTCTTGCGGGTGCCGGTATCCAGGCTGCTGCCATCCACGGCAACAAGAGCCAAGGCCAACGTACCGCAGCGCTTCAGGCGTTTCGTGACGGCAAGATCAAGATTCTGGTTGCAACCGACATCGCCGCACGCGGTATCGATGTTCCCGGTGTCAGCCATGTGTTCAACTTCGAACTGCCCAATGTGCCGGAACAATATGTCCACCGCATTGGCCGGACCGCACGTGCAGGCCGCGAAGGCGTTGCGATGAGCTTCGTTGCCGGCGATGAGCGCGGCTATATGAAGGATATTGAACGTCTGACCGGTGTACGCGCCATGACCTTGGGCTTGCCCGAGGGCTTCCGCGCTGCCGTTGCAGCATTGCCGCCGCCCGTCGCCGACAAGAAACCACAACAGTCACGTGGTGGCCGTGGTGGCGGACAACCCGGTGGTGGTCGTACCAACTATGCCGGCAAAAAGCTGGGTGGGAATAATGGCGGCATCGGACGCAATGGCGAAACCCGCCAGCGCACACATGCCCCGCAAGGTGGCTGGCAACCGGCCATCGGTCCCAAGGACGGCAGTCGTGAAGGCGGTGCGGATGCCCGTCCGCGCAACGACAATGCCGCATCGGGTGACCGCCGTCCAACCGCCGACCGCGCATTTGCTGCCCGCAAGGAAAGCCGTCGCGATCCCGGTGCACCGGCCCGCAACTATGGCCCGAAAAAATCCGGCCCGGGTAAATTCCGCGGTGCGGTAAAGCGCGCCGGATAA
- a CDS encoding NAD(P)/FAD-dependent oxidoreductase, with protein MIAQGQNSVDVAIIGAGPAGLTAAYLLTKKGYSVTVIEKDERYVGGISRTVEVDGYRFDIGGHRFFSKSKEVVDLWNEILPNDFIQRPRMSRIYYEGKFYSYPLRAFEALFNLGIVRSTQCMISYAKAKLYPNTNVRSFQDWTINQFGEKLFSIFFKTYTEKVWGMPCNEMSADWAAQRIKGLSLGAAVVDGLKRSFGLNKKPNDGMETKTLLETFRYPRLGPGMMWDAARDFVVSKGNTVLMGHRFKQLAQDSNGDWRLSATRTDGTEALICAKHVISSAPMRELSARIHPLPQCSMPAMNLRYRDFLTVALMIKSDDLFPDNWIYIHDSKVQVGRVQNFRSWSPEMVPDPSIACVGLEYFCFENDGLWSSSDADLIELAKKEMAILGLCKAEDVVGGAVVRQEKAYPVYDDDYAANVEVMRAELETLYPTLHMVGRNGMHRYNNQDHAMMTAMLTVENIVAGSRVYNIWNVNEDAEYHEAGDEGAQQVIVAKVTEDQAAALESEREVPRRIVKDKDGDGQGRKIGQAA; from the coding sequence GTGATTGCTCAGGGCCAGAACTCAGTTGACGTGGCGATTATTGGAGCGGGGCCTGCTGGCCTGACTGCGGCCTATCTCCTGACCAAAAAGGGATATAGCGTCACCGTTATCGAGAAGGACGAGCGTTATGTCGGCGGCATCAGCCGGACCGTTGAGGTCGACGGCTATCGCTTTGATATTGGCGGACACCGGTTCTTTTCAAAGTCGAAAGAGGTCGTCGATCTGTGGAATGAAATCCTGCCGAACGACTTTATCCAGCGCCCGCGCATGAGCCGCATCTATTATGAAGGCAAATTCTACAGCTATCCCTTGCGTGCGTTTGAAGCCCTGTTCAACCTGGGCATCGTTCGTTCGACCCAGTGCATGATCAGCTATGCCAAGGCCAAGCTCTATCCCAACACAAATGTGCGCAGCTTTCAGGATTGGACGATAAACCAGTTTGGTGAAAAGCTGTTTTCGATCTTTTTCAAAACCTACACGGAAAAAGTGTGGGGAATGCCCTGCAATGAAATGTCTGCCGACTGGGCCGCACAGCGCATCAAGGGCCTCAGCCTGGGCGCCGCGGTGGTCGATGGCCTCAAACGGTCTTTCGGCCTGAATAAAAAGCCGAATGACGGCATGGAAACCAAGACCTTGCTGGAAACCTTCCGCTATCCGCGTCTGGGACCCGGCATGATGTGGGACGCGGCGCGCGACTTTGTGGTGTCGAAAGGCAACACGGTATTGATGGGCCACCGCTTCAAACAACTGGCACAGGACAGCAACGGCGATTGGCGCTTGTCGGCAACCCGGACCGATGGAACCGAAGCACTGATTTGTGCCAAGCATGTCATCAGCAGCGCGCCGATGCGCGAGCTGTCGGCCCGTATCCATCCGCTTCCACAATGCTCCATGCCCGCCATGAACTTGCGCTATCGCGATTTTCTGACCGTCGCATTGATGATCAAGTCGGACGATCTGTTCCCTGACAACTGGATCTATATCCATGACAGCAAGGTGCAGGTTGGCCGCGTGCAGAATTTCCGCAGCTGGTCGCCCGAGATGGTTCCCGATCCGTCGATTGCGTGCGTTGGTCTTGAATATTTCTGCTTTGAAAATGATGGCCTTTGGTCGTCGAGCGATGCGGACCTGATCGAGCTGGCCAAAAAGGAAATGGCGATCCTCGGGCTCTGCAAGGCCGAGGATGTTGTGGGCGGTGCCGTTGTCCGTCAGGAAAAAGCCTATCCGGTATATGACGATGATTATGCCGCCAATGTCGAAGTCATGCGTGCGGAACTCGAAACGCTATACCCGACCCTGCACATGGTAGGCCGCAACGGGATGCACCGGTATAACAACCAGGATCATGCGATGATGACGGCCATGCTGACGGTCGAAAATATCGTCGCGGGATCGCGCGTCTACAATATCTGGAACGTCAACGAAGACGCCGAATATCACGAAGCTGGCGACGAAGGTGCCCAGCAGGTCATTGTTGCGAAAGTTACCGAGGATCAAGCCGCTGCGCTCGAGTCCGAACGGGAAGTTCCACGCCGTATCGTCAAGGATAAGGACGGTGATGGTCAAGGTCGCAAGATCGGCCAGGCCGCTTAA
- a CDS encoding GtrA family protein: MDRAIASALVLWHRFTITRYLAASIIALLFDVALFSGLVAVAVDPTIASAAGYCVGIIIHWMVSANIVFTGKTRDGSALHVQRALFAGSALVGLGITVTTVELLGRLGIEPIASKAVAIGISFVAVYAMRKWGVFR; encoded by the coding sequence ATGGATCGTGCTATCGCCTCGGCACTGGTGCTTTGGCACCGGTTTACGATCACGCGCTATCTCGCCGCCAGCATCATTGCGCTGCTGTTTGACGTTGCGCTGTTCTCCGGCCTTGTGGCCGTGGCGGTCGACCCGACGATTGCATCGGCGGCGGGCTATTGCGTGGGCATCATCATCCATTGGATGGTGAGCGCCAATATTGTCTTTACGGGTAAGACCCGCGACGGTTCGGCGCTTCATGTGCAACGGGCGCTGTTTGCGGGGTCTGCGTTGGTGGGCCTGGGGATCACTGTCACGACGGTCGAACTGCTCGGTCGCCTGGGTATCGAACCAATTGCTTCGAAAGCGGTGGCGATCGGCATCAGTTTTGTCGCTGTCTATGCCATGCGTAAATGGGGAGTATTCCGGTGA
- a CDS encoding sulfatase-like hydrolase/transferase, which translates to MTALTADMEKPALWQVDDEVRKFGNWVLVWVVLANIGFAAMWFSGAPPRHMEIVYAGLIGLVVKRMPFAIRYLAFVGILTFSTLKFVGGLFNLDMSSLFYSLQFFAEIKPSNSFDYIAGAVTIIGVMIAAYKLLRRDTDFARPLLIIAAAVAFISLAAVDLWMGKDMRGHYFRAAPEGAVFGSATGDSGFAARADGKRHLVLIVVEAMGVPKDNPEMAKLLFAPLVDNAAIQARYDFKRGTAPYYNSTTAGEIRELCGRWGDYYDLLDRKDSGCLPNVLAKKGYDTLAMHSFTGSFFKREQWYPNIGFAKREFGKDMMKAGAEKCGGVFPGACDRQIPQQIAAKLKAAQKPTFLYWLTLNSHLPVPSGLNLNVDNCERVSPLLKAEFPQICRQFAIYHDIQTALADEISASDFPDADILLVGDHMPPYFDRHHRTQFDPGQVPWLYLRRKDEADKSAASR; encoded by the coding sequence GTGACCGCGCTGACAGCCGACATGGAAAAACCTGCCCTCTGGCAGGTTGACGACGAAGTCCGGAAATTCGGAAACTGGGTTCTTGTTTGGGTCGTGCTGGCCAATATCGGCTTTGCCGCCATGTGGTTTTCCGGCGCGCCCCCGCGGCATATGGAAATAGTCTATGCCGGGCTAATCGGGCTTGTGGTCAAGCGTATGCCCTTTGCGATCCGTTATCTCGCCTTTGTGGGCATACTTACATTTTCGACCCTGAAATTTGTCGGTGGATTGTTCAACCTCGACATGTCGTCGCTTTTTTATTCGCTGCAGTTTTTTGCCGAGATAAAGCCTTCAAACTCGTTCGATTATATTGCGGGGGCGGTGACAATCATCGGCGTCATGATTGCGGCGTACAAGCTTTTGCGCCGCGATACTGATTTTGCGCGTCCGTTGCTGATCATTGCAGCCGCGGTCGCCTTTATCTCGCTTGCTGCTGTCGACCTGTGGATGGGGAAAGATATGCGCGGACATTATTTCCGCGCTGCGCCAGAGGGTGCGGTCTTTGGTTCTGCAACCGGTGACAGCGGTTTTGCCGCGCGCGCCGATGGTAAACGCCATCTGGTTTTGATCGTGGTGGAGGCCATGGGCGTTCCCAAAGACAATCCCGAAATGGCAAAGCTGCTGTTTGCTCCGCTGGTGGATAATGCAGCGATTCAGGCCCGTTACGATTTCAAGCGTGGAACCGCGCCTTATTATAACAGCACCACCGCCGGCGAAATCCGCGAACTATGTGGGCGGTGGGGCGATTATTATGATCTTCTCGACCGGAAGGATTCGGGATGCCTGCCCAATGTTCTGGCGAAGAAGGGCTATGACACGCTGGCCATGCACAGCTTCACCGGCTCCTTCTTCAAGCGGGAGCAATGGTATCCTAATATCGGCTTTGCCAAGCGCGAATTCGGCAAAGATATGATGAAGGCCGGCGCCGAAAAATGCGGCGGCGTATTTCCGGGCGCTTGTGACCGGCAGATACCGCAGCAAATTGCGGCAAAGCTGAAAGCTGCGCAAAAGCCGACATTTCTATACTGGCTGACGTTGAATTCGCATTTGCCGGTGCCGTCGGGGCTTAATCTGAACGTCGACAATTGCGAACGCGTGTCCCCGTTGCTGAAGGCTGAGTTTCCGCAGATTTGCCGCCAGTTTGCCATCTATCACGACATCCAGACCGCTTTGGCGGATGAGATTTCGGCCTCTGATTTTCCCGATGCGGACATCCTGCTGGTTGGTGACCACATGCCGCCCTATTTTGACCGGCATCACCGGACCCAGTTCGATCCCGGCCAGGTGCCATGGCTCTATCTCCGCCGTAAAGATGAGGCAGACAAAAGCGCTGCGTCGCGTTAA